The Sulfuriferula thiophila genomic sequence ACCCATGCGTCGAGATAATCGCGCCCCCTCGGAATAGCCCATACCGCAAATGGCAACTGCGATGAATAACAACACATCATCACTGGCAACGGCAAAACCACCTTGACTCATTGCAAAAACAACCACCACTAGACTGCCCAGCAGAGAAAACAGCCAGAACAGCCTGCGCGGATTCTTGTCGCCGCGCAGCACACTAAACGTGACTGTAGCCATCGGCAGCAACCCGACAAACACAGTGGCATGTGCCGCACTGACATGCCTTAATGCAAGCGCAAGCAATAACGGAAACCCAATTACCACACCCAGCGCCACCACTAACAATGCGCCAAGGTCACTGCGCGCAGGTCGTGACTGACGCAACGCCAGCAATATCAACAGAGCAATCACACCCGCTATCGCCGCCCGTGCCAACGTTAAGAAAATCGGCTCAAAAGTGCCAACAGCTACCCGTGTTGCGGGTAATGTACCGCTAAAAATCAGCACTCCTAACATTCCGCTACCCCACCCACCAGACCCCTTATTCATACGCTTACCCTCGCACACAATCAGAACTTGCATCATCCCCTGAAAGCCTTGGACGCAACAGTGACAGATAGGTACAATTCAAAGATACTGTCTTGTAAACTTATGGGTACAAATTATGCCTAACAATCTAGATCTCAGAGTAGGCACACGCGTGGATGCTGTCATGCAATCCATACACAAACAACTTGTTTCCCGCACTTTGATACCTGGTGAACGGCTGCCCTCCATCAGACAAATGGCCGAACGCTTGAATGTCTCAAAAAACACCATCGTCGATGCCTACGACCGACTAGCTGCCGAAGGAGTACTTACTGCAAAACGCGGATCAGGATTTTACGTGTGTGGACACCTTCCCCCTCTGTCTCTAGCCGATGTCGGCGCAATGAAAAATCGCGACATTGATCCACTATGGATCATCCGGCAATCACTCGAAGCAGAAGGAAACATGCTCAAACCTGGTTGTGGCTGGCTGCCGCCCTCATGGTTGCCTGAAAAGGAAATCCGCAGCGCTTTACGTCGACTGGCAAAAGAGCCTCAAACAAGTTTGCTGGAATATGGTCACCCCTATGGACACTTTGCCCTGCGCGAACAACTCAGCCGGCGCCTTGGCGAACGAGGTGTCGCAGCTCCCGCGCAACGAATCATCATCACCGACTCTGGCACTCAGGCCATCGATCTGATTTGTCGATTCCTGCTGGAACCAGGTGATACTGTAATGATTGATGATCCATGCTATTTCAACTTTCAGGCATTACTGCGCGCGCACAAAGTCCAACTTATCTCCGTACCCTATACCAACCAAGGGCCAGATTTACAAGCGATGGGCACACTGTTAGCCCAACATAAACCCCGCCTGTATCTAACCAACTCAGCTTTTCACAATCCGACTGGTGCAGTGATGTCACCCATCGTCGCCCACCATGTGCTCAAATTAGCCGAGGACCACGATCTATTAATTGTCGAAGATGATATCTATGCCGACTTTGCACCAAATACCTCCCCCTTACTGGCTTCTTTTGACGGACTGAACCGAGTCATACATATTGGTAGTTTTTCTAAGACACTATCCGCTTCGGCTCGTTGCGGCTATCTAGCTGTCAGGCAAGAGTGGGCGGAACAAATCGTCGATCTGAAACTGGCCACCACCCTTAGCAGCAGCGGCCTTGCTGCGGAACTGGTGCACTCCATGTTGCGACAAGGTGCCT encodes the following:
- a CDS encoding aminotransferase-like domain-containing protein, whose translation is MPNNLDLRVGTRVDAVMQSIHKQLVSRTLIPGERLPSIRQMAERLNVSKNTIVDAYDRLAAEGVLTAKRGSGFYVCGHLPPLSLADVGAMKNRDIDPLWIIRQSLEAEGNMLKPGCGWLPPSWLPEKEIRSALRRLAKEPQTSLLEYGHPYGHFALREQLSRRLGERGVAAPAQRIIITDSGTQAIDLICRFLLEPGDTVMIDDPCYFNFQALLRAHKVQLISVPYTNQGPDLQAMGTLLAQHKPRLYLTNSAFHNPTGAVMSPIVAHHVLKLAEDHDLLIVEDDIYADFAPNTSPLLASFDGLNRVIHIGSFSKTLSASARCGYLAVRQEWAEQIVDLKLATTLSSSGLAAELVHSMLRQGAYRHHLDTLHNKLADAMGRTLHQLDKLSISPWMKPQGGMFLWVRLPHNLDSGRVSQEALHERVVLAPGNVFSFSQTAASFMRFNVAQCQSPQIFEVLEQAMERSV
- a CDS encoding DMT family transporter, whose translation is MLGVLIFSGTLPATRVAVGTFEPIFLTLARAAIAGVIALLILLALRQSRPARSDLGALLVVALGVVIGFPLLLALALRHVSAAHATVFVGLLPMATVTFSVLRGDKNPRRLFWLFSLLGSLVVVVFAMSQGGFAVASDDVLLFIAVAICGMGYSEGARLSRRMGGWQVICWALVIALPLVLPLSLWTLPGHMQQVAWHAWFSLGYVSLFSMLLGFFFWYRGLAIGGVAAISQLQLLQPFFGLGLAAVLLGEHVSMMMFTSATVVALCVVGTRRYSA